The following are from one region of the Onthophagus taurus isolate NC unplaced genomic scaffold, IU_Otau_3.0 ScKx7SY_15, whole genome shotgun sequence genome:
- the LOC139432356 gene encoding uncharacterized protein, whose product MDILKVTDKIKTDHSIVSYEFHSHQPCGSTTFDNNDEIRISIPEIDNYTLPSESYLYVEGSVRKLAADGSITKDASATGQLVNNPVAFMFSDIRYLINGVHVDGVRNVGISSCMKGYFSSTQNEVVKLENAGWHIKPWKDDIAGVSKALDKNGNFGLSVPLKTLLGFAEDFRKIMMNVRQELVLIRGHDDTDVIFQPAAAPNDEKLKLIINKIIWRVPHVAVGLREQLALTKLSETLSDYQTFTFLFDRGKYTSTLNYLKLRSNLRPSKLLHNWKRLDL is encoded by the coding sequence AtggacattttaaaagtaacggataagaTAAAAACAGATCACTCTATCGTAAGTTATGAATTCCATTCGCATCAACCGTGTGGATCGACCACGTTCGATAACAATGACGAAATTAGAATTTCAATTCCGGAAATAGATAATTATACTTTACCGAGCGAGAGTTATCTATACGTCGAGGGTAGCGTTCGTAAGTTAGCCGCGGACGGAAGTATAACAAAAGATGCCAGCGCAACGGGGCAATTGGTTAACAATCCCGTTGCATTTATGTTTAGCGATATTCGATATCTTATTAACGGAGTACATGTTGATGGTGTGCGGAACGTCGGTATAAGCTCATGCATGAAGGGTTATTTCTCATCTACACAGAACGAGGTGGTGAAATTAGAGAACGCCGGTTGGCACATAAAACCTTGGAAAGATGATATAGCGGGTGTTTCAAAggctttagataaaaatggaaatttcggTCTTAGCGTTCCGCTAAAAACGTTGCTAGGATTCGCAGAAGATTTCAGAAAGATTATGATGAACGTTCGACAGGAACTTGTGCTAATTCGCGGACACGATGATACGGACGTCATCTTTCAACCAGCAGCCGCTCCGAACgacgaaaaattgaaattgatcattaataaaattatatggaGAGTTCCTCACGTGGCGGTGGGATTACGCGAACAGTTGGCATTAACAAAACTATCAGAAACTCTATCAGACTATCAGACATTCACGTTCCTTTTCGATCGTGGGAAATACACGAGTACCCTCAATTACCTCAAACTACGAAGCAATCTTAGGCCGTCAAAACTACTCCACAATTGGAAACGCCTAGATTTATAA